From Xylocopilactobacillus apis, a single genomic window includes:
- the serS gene encoding serine--tRNA ligase, translating to MLDIKVIREKPDWIKDKLKWRGIDPQEIDDLLAIDQQRREMLVESETLKAQRNEVSDQIAQKKRNHEQSDAEIAEMRTVGAKIKELDQNLEDINNRFQYILVRLPNIPADDVPMSLDENDAEEVRVWNDKTKFDFKPQAHYEIGENLGILDFQRAAKVSGSRFVYYSGMGARLERALINFMLDEHQKEGYREMLVPYLVNDESMFGTGQFPKFTEDTYTVTNEDQDLTLIPTAEVPLTNYYRGEILPIDKLPIYVTAFSPSFRSEAGSAGRDTRGLIRMHQFHKVEMVKYVLPETSWDELEKMTQNAESILQKLNLPYRVIKLASGDASFTSAKTYDLEVWMPAQDTYREVSSCSNCTDFQARRAQIRYRDEDGKVKLVHTLNGSGLAVGRIVAAILENYQNSDGTVDIPEILVPYMNGIKKIEVDPKFIKP from the coding sequence TTGCTTGATATCAAAGTTATCAGAGAAAAACCGGATTGGATAAAGGATAAATTAAAATGGCGGGGAATTGATCCTCAAGAAATCGATGATCTCTTGGCCATTGATCAACAACGGCGCGAGATGCTGGTTGAGTCTGAAACTTTAAAGGCACAGCGCAACGAAGTAAGTGATCAAATTGCTCAAAAGAAACGTAATCATGAACAATCTGATGCAGAAATTGCTGAAATGCGTACGGTCGGCGCCAAAATCAAAGAACTTGATCAGAATTTAGAAGATATTAATAATCGTTTCCAATATATCTTGGTTCGGCTGCCTAATATTCCGGCTGACGATGTTCCGATGAGTCTTGATGAAAATGATGCAGAAGAAGTCCGTGTTTGGAATGATAAAACAAAATTTGATTTTAAGCCACAGGCACACTACGAAATTGGTGAAAATTTAGGAATTCTTGATTTTCAGCGAGCAGCTAAAGTTTCTGGATCTCGTTTTGTATACTATTCTGGCATGGGAGCTCGGCTTGAAAGAGCCTTAATTAACTTTATGTTAGACGAGCATCAAAAAGAAGGATATCGCGAAATGTTGGTTCCTTACTTAGTGAATGACGAATCAATGTTTGGGACCGGTCAGTTTCCTAAATTTACAGAAGACACTTATACAGTAACTAATGAAGATCAAGATCTTACATTAATACCAACTGCTGAAGTTCCTTTAACTAATTATTATCGAGGTGAAATATTACCTATAGATAAGTTGCCAATTTACGTAACTGCTTTTAGTCCATCATTTCGTTCGGAAGCTGGAAGTGCAGGACGTGATACTAGAGGATTAATTAGAATGCACCAATTCCATAAGGTTGAAATGGTTAAATACGTTCTTCCAGAAACTTCTTGGGACGAGTTAGAAAAAATGACGCAGAATGCAGAAAGTATTCTCCAAAAATTAAATTTACCATATCGGGTTATTAAACTTGCATCAGGGGATGCTAGCTTTACTTCGGCCAAAACTTATGATTTAGAAGTTTGGATGCCGGCTCAAGATACTTATCGAGAAGTTTCAAGCTGTTCAAATTGTACAGATTTTCAAGCGCGTCGTGCCCAGATTCGTTATCGTGATGAAGATGGAAAAGTAAAACTAGTTCATACATTAAATGGTTCAGGTCTTGCAGTAGGTAGAATTGTTGCCGCAATTCTTGAGAATTACCAAAATTCTGACGGTACAGTAGATATTCCAGAAATTTTAGTTCCTTATATGAATGGAATTAAAAAAATTGAAGTTGATCCAAAATTTATAAAACCATAA
- a CDS encoding helix-turn-helix domain-containing protein — translation MLFEETILEKGEYQKFLMFRVLKSFEGSNYTIIDIANEMNTSYQQTYNILQELLEDIQNFPNTDLKDLNRKKFLNTKKIPISIDMYRLFLLKQSLVFQFINYVVQGSSPNVEKFCQDHYISRSTLLRKNAALKVLLEKYKIKISYNDLSFIGDEKSIRFFIYCFYWLSYRGLEWPFETIRYYDVAQQLQLEQSELNDPIVTIRTVLFWTITRIRIIHGYHVTDMDKFDQIFPDNLNLFNSKTPFTSSNFPKVPADQLIIEAKFFNFFRLQSLVFPIMDNEISQKIYDSIKESKGPVWQLTNDFIEDLQTHLINNEDSKMIAASLPLQANLMRIFFSYYIMQGDYLQFNDFYDDEQTLNYDNSVLYEIVSNFVEEKEHVSEFTPYLKAQKKIIKEMEYLLIPYLRYFKSNETVKVKLVLESSDLVTRDMMTFLNDLSFVEIATEGDNPANADVIITSIEDLGALYENDNLDDKIVIDWNLDATETEYFNLYQSLKKEFTKKIAK, via the coding sequence ATGCTATTTGAAGAAACTATTTTAGAGAAGGGTGAATATCAAAAGTTCTTGATGTTCAGAGTTCTCAAATCTTTCGAAGGTTCAAACTATACTATCATTGATATTGCTAATGAAATGAATACAAGTTACCAGCAGACGTATAATATTCTGCAGGAACTGTTGGAAGATATTCAAAATTTCCCCAATACCGATTTGAAGGATTTAAATCGAAAGAAATTTCTGAATACTAAAAAAATTCCGATTTCAATTGATATGTACCGATTATTCTTATTAAAACAATCGCTTGTATTTCAATTTATTAACTATGTGGTTCAAGGCAGCAGTCCTAATGTGGAGAAGTTCTGTCAGGATCATTACATTTCCCGTTCAACATTACTTAGAAAGAATGCAGCACTTAAAGTTTTGCTGGAAAAATATAAAATCAAAATTTCTTATAACGACCTGAGCTTCATTGGAGACGAAAAAAGTATTCGGTTCTTCATTTACTGTTTCTACTGGCTCAGTTACCGAGGACTTGAATGGCCTTTTGAAACAATTCGTTACTACGATGTTGCCCAACAGCTGCAGTTGGAACAAAGTGAGTTAAACGATCCAATCGTTACAATTAGAACGGTTTTGTTTTGGACAATTACTCGGATTAGAATTATCCATGGTTATCACGTAACTGACATGGACAAGTTCGATCAAATTTTTCCTGATAACTTAAACCTATTTAATTCAAAAACTCCTTTTACTTCAAGTAACTTTCCAAAAGTACCTGCCGATCAATTAATTATTGAAGCTAAGTTTTTTAACTTCTTTAGACTTCAATCTTTAGTTTTTCCAATCATGGACAACGAAATTTCTCAAAAAATATACGATTCTATTAAGGAATCAAAAGGACCGGTTTGGCAGCTGACCAATGATTTTATTGAAGATCTTCAAACTCATTTAATTAATAATGAAGATTCAAAAATGATTGCCGCCAGTCTCCCCTTGCAAGCTAATTTAATGAGAATTTTCTTCTCATACTATATTATGCAGGGTGATTATCTTCAGTTTAATGACTTCTATGATGATGAACAGACTTTGAACTATGACAATTCTGTCTTATACGAAATCGTTAGTAACTTCGTTGAAGAAAAAGAACATGTTTCTGAGTTTACCCCATACTTAAAAGCTCAAAAGAAAATCATCAAGGAAATGGAGTACTTATTAATTCCTTACCTCCGCTATTTTAAATCAAATGAAACTGTCAAAGTTAAACTAGTATTGGAAAGCAGTGATTTAGTTACTAGAGACATGATGACATTCTTAAATGATCTATCATTTGTCGAAATTGCAACTGAAGGTGATAACCCAGCAAACGCAGATGTAATTATCACTTCAATTGAAGATTTAGGAGCACTCTACGAAAATGATAATTTAGATGACAAGATCGTGATTGATTGGAATTTGGATGCAACTGAAACTGAATATTTTAATTTATATCAATCTTTGAAAAAGGAATTTACTAAAAAAATTGCCAAGTAA
- a CDS encoding WxL protein host-binding domain-containing protein: MTKIKKFITALAFFLIVIGIKTEYPLAVPTTGADFIVTPNHDLTPNSDSNRKNNLWINVKSVDQPLVFNIDNKSSDAREFLITANTAYTGIDGQIHYDLAVPRLDRTLVYNFRYFVQNNDQRVKVPAKTKKSFRLNLKIPDTESYHGQVLGAITVIELTKQDQTNNKGKTNIVNHFSIGFPVALNFGGSEIPVNSAETPFKIGTIQPGFGLRGGLAILTELRNTKPAQILDFNLDGKITAKGKNKVLFRSKQNLLAMAPNSIYNYQLYWTTKDGFKAGHYHLSLAIKVPGNPAKTYHLGKDFTVTPSQAEKFNRKIGIKPNYLWLYIIIAIIVLLLLLLLTFLISRHQRNKSLREK; encoded by the coding sequence TTGACTAAGATTAAAAAGTTTATAACAGCATTAGCTTTCTTCTTAATAGTTATTGGCATTAAAACAGAGTATCCACTGGCAGTTCCGACCACTGGGGCAGATTTTATTGTTACTCCTAATCATGATTTAACACCTAATTCAGATTCTAACCGAAAAAATAATTTATGGATTAATGTAAAGTCAGTAGACCAACCACTTGTTTTTAATATTGATAATAAAAGTTCTGATGCACGAGAATTTCTGATAACTGCAAATACTGCTTATACAGGAATTGATGGCCAAATTCATTATGATTTAGCTGTTCCACGCTTAGATCGAACTTTGGTCTATAATTTTCGGTATTTTGTGCAAAATAATGATCAACGGGTAAAGGTTCCCGCCAAAACAAAAAAAAGTTTTAGACTTAATCTGAAAATTCCGGATACTGAAAGTTACCATGGTCAAGTTTTAGGTGCTATAACGGTTATAGAGCTAACCAAACAAGATCAAACGAATAATAAAGGTAAAACCAATATTGTTAATCATTTTTCAATTGGCTTTCCTGTGGCCTTAAATTTTGGAGGATCTGAGATACCTGTCAATTCAGCTGAGACCCCTTTTAAAATCGGCACCATCCAACCAGGTTTTGGCTTACGCGGCGGCTTAGCAATTTTAACCGAATTGCGCAATACTAAGCCCGCTCAGATCTTAGATTTTAACCTTGATGGGAAGATTACTGCTAAGGGTAAGAATAAAGTCTTATTTCGTTCCAAGCAAAATCTTTTAGCAATGGCACCAAATTCAATTTATAATTACCAGCTTTATTGGACGACCAAAGATGGTTTTAAAGCGGGTCACTATCATCTTTCTTTGGCAATAAAAGTTCCGGGCAATCCTGCTAAAACATACCATTTGGGTAAAGATTTCACCGTAACTCCTAGTCAGGCAGAAAAATTCAATCGAAAAATTGGGATCAAGCCAAATTATTTATGGCTTTATATCATTATTGCAATTATTGTTTTACTTTTGCTGTTATTATTAACTTTTCTGATTAGTCGCCATCAAAGAAATAAATCATTAAGAGAAAAATAA
- a CDS encoding DUF3324 domain-containing protein codes for MSSKKKQLGLVVFSLLLLLIQFIPVKKAQADVETDPKKFATLSVPFFTVKIVPPANQAKGTTINYFDLRVKPGMKQTLELYVASTAKKSQTITMTPTNAITSAGNILASGVKVPPDPSNIIPFTSFGIRNATITLKPKEVKTVKISYTMPETPFDGIMIGGLFLNTSLTTTSDAGKSKNQKATLKFLNDYSMAIQVLMTETDKLVLSDLKVKTIIPQSYQTLPAVGVKLQNPKMQYMDGLSLDATVTRLADPNDRHTQKVKDYKFAPTSNFTYMIPWKSTEKMEAGKYRLDLKAKAVQSHLALNEEQQKKQKWNISREFTITKAQADQINRKNPKYKTDYTWLFIIIGILIVLLIIFLFWLVFTLGRKKTNKNVVTKE; via the coding sequence TTGAGTTCTAAAAAAAAGCAATTGGGTTTAGTTGTTTTTTCACTTTTATTACTCTTAATTCAATTTATACCCGTAAAAAAGGCACAGGCAGATGTGGAGACAGACCCTAAAAAGTTTGCTACGCTCTCTGTGCCTTTTTTTACGGTTAAGATAGTTCCGCCAGCTAATCAAGCTAAAGGGACAACAATTAATTATTTTGATTTAAGGGTAAAACCAGGAATGAAACAAACCTTGGAATTATACGTTGCTAGTACAGCAAAAAAAAGCCAAACCATTACGATGACTCCGACAAATGCAATTACAAGTGCAGGGAACATTTTAGCATCAGGGGTTAAAGTTCCGCCAGATCCGTCTAATATAATTCCTTTTACATCTTTTGGGATTAGGAATGCTACGATTACTTTGAAGCCAAAAGAAGTTAAAACAGTAAAAATTTCTTATACGATGCCTGAGACACCTTTTGATGGTATTATGATTGGCGGCTTGTTTTTAAATACGAGCTTGACAACAACTTCTGATGCTGGAAAGAGTAAAAATCAAAAGGCTACTTTAAAGTTTTTAAATGATTATTCAATGGCAATTCAGGTTTTAATGACGGAAACTGATAAGCTTGTGCTATCTGATTTAAAAGTTAAAACAATTATCCCTCAAAGTTATCAAACTTTACCGGCAGTAGGAGTAAAACTTCAAAATCCTAAGATGCAATATATGGATGGATTATCGCTAGATGCAACAGTTACTCGTTTAGCAGATCCAAATGATCGTCATACTCAAAAGGTTAAAGATTATAAGTTTGCCCCAACTAGTAATTTTACGTATATGATTCCTTGGAAATCGACCGAGAAGATGGAGGCTGGGAAGTACCGTCTCGATCTTAAGGCAAAAGCTGTTCAAAGTCATTTGGCTTTAAATGAAGAGCAACAAAAGAAACAAAAATGGAATATTTCTAGAGAATTTACAATTACTAAGGCACAAGCAGATCAAATTAATCGGAAAAATCCTAAGTATAAGACTGATTATACATGGCTGTTTATTATAATTGGGATTTTAATAGTCTTGCTTATTATTTTCTTATTCTGGCTTGTATTTACATTAGGCAGAAAAAAGACTAATAAGAATGTTGTAACAAAAGAATAA
- a CDS encoding WxL domain-containing protein: MKQNLLKVGKLSAVALMAAPILSAVSGTSTVFAANAAGTGQSGVGTGRVIAADAQSVEVSNASGALTSGTSKAAIEFYAGNLSLDRVPNFDFGVHELQQAAAYDLYGTAPVLSSAYTGVATSGNASASNLGYYRMLQVTDKTAGSSGWKVTAWGEPFQQQNVVGGGTAVTMKPTDITLNTTSVDRGNLVADTSGVFHTTYSSAASDDRPDSIASSKIIFAEHVGDPQPSSTEVVWKVGNGLTAAGIAKGKGTWAADFNAADSATLNLPLDQQTTIGVFQSTLHWTLQAGV, from the coding sequence ATGAAACAAAACTTATTAAAAGTTGGTAAACTTTCAGCAGTTGCATTAATGGCAGCCCCAATCTTGTCTGCTGTTAGTGGTACTAGCACAGTATTTGCCGCTAATGCAGCAGGTACTGGTCAAAGCGGCGTAGGCACAGGAAGAGTAATTGCGGCTGACGCACAAAGTGTTGAAGTTTCTAATGCTTCTGGTGCTTTAACAAGCGGCACCAGTAAAGCAGCAATTGAATTCTACGCTGGAAATCTTTCACTAGATCGAGTTCCTAACTTTGATTTTGGTGTTCACGAATTACAACAAGCTGCAGCTTATGATTTATATGGTACAGCACCTGTTCTTAGCTCAGCATACACAGGAGTTGCAACTTCTGGTAATGCTTCAGCAAGTAATTTAGGATATTATAGAATGCTTCAAGTTACTGATAAAACAGCTGGTAGTTCTGGCTGGAAAGTAACTGCATGGGGTGAACCTTTCCAACAGCAGAATGTTGTCGGTGGTGGAACAGCTGTTACTATGAAACCAACTGATATTACTTTAAACACTACATCAGTTGATCGTGGAAACTTAGTTGCTGATACAAGTGGAGTATTCCACACAACATATAGTTCAGCTGCTTCTGATGATCGTCCTGATAGTATTGCAAGTTCGAAAATTATTTTCGCTGAACATGTTGGTGATCCACAGCCTTCTTCAACAGAAGTTGTTTGGAAAGTTGGAAATGGTCTAACTGCTGCTGGTATCGCAAAAGGTAAAGGTACTTGGGCTGCAGATTTTAATGCTGCAGATTCAGCTACTTTGAACCTTCCTCTAGATCAACAGACAACAATTGGAGTATTTCAATCAACACTTCATTGGACTCTGCAAGCAGGAGTTTAA
- a CDS encoding DUF3324 domain-containing protein: protein MRKARKIFLILFIGIVFNVFNEIPAFAANNTNGGYSIRPIPPKNQNPAVKGYFDLTVVPGQRQSLSIEVNNNSNETKTIRVLATTAATTSFMDTNYDGEIKSKDKDKSLKYDFSRFGFTPKTIKLRPNSKLVVPLDFTVPKKPFKGIVLGGIYVSDVNAQNVERNQSGKTGMKLKNYLNYAIAVKMTEDQETEVTPNLKISGIKAILYSGYPAAGVTLRNTSMGFGSTVSAKATTYLKKDRKIRATGKVSSGTIAPNTIFTYPIMFPANKRITPGKYHLDLKIKTATRNFKFSRDYTISPTQADLINKYNPSIKKSYLWIIILAIVIGILLLVLSFALFFIMGRGRGRQESNAGFPQNMDGMQKKQFKQMMREQKKQFKAQQKAMKKRK, encoded by the coding sequence ATGAGAAAAGCAAGAAAAATATTTTTAATTTTGTTTATAGGAATAGTTTTTAATGTATTCAATGAAATTCCAGCTTTTGCGGCAAATAATACAAATGGAGGGTATTCTATTAGACCAATACCTCCCAAAAATCAAAATCCTGCGGTTAAGGGCTATTTTGATTTAACTGTGGTTCCAGGACAGCGACAAAGTTTATCTATTGAGGTCAATAACAACTCAAATGAAACAAAAACAATTAGAGTTTTAGCAACCACTGCGGCAACGACTTCTTTTATGGATACCAATTATGATGGTGAGATTAAGAGTAAGGATAAGGATAAATCGCTAAAATATGATTTTTCTCGTTTTGGCTTTACTCCAAAGACTATTAAGCTAAGACCCAATAGCAAATTAGTAGTGCCTCTGGATTTTACGGTTCCGAAAAAACCTTTTAAGGGGATCGTTCTTGGTGGCATCTATGTAAGCGATGTAAATGCTCAAAATGTTGAAAGAAATCAAAGCGGAAAAACAGGGATGAAGTTAAAAAATTATCTCAATTACGCAATAGCAGTTAAAATGACAGAAGATCAGGAAACCGAGGTTACTCCCAATCTAAAAATATCAGGAATTAAGGCAATTTTGTATAGTGGTTATCCGGCAGCGGGAGTTACTTTACGAAATACTTCAATGGGATTTGGAAGTACAGTAAGCGCCAAAGCGACAACTTATCTTAAAAAGGACCGAAAGATTAGAGCTACTGGAAAAGTGAGTTCGGGGACAATTGCACCTAATACGATTTTTACGTATCCCATCATGTTTCCAGCGAACAAACGAATTACTCCGGGAAAGTATCATTTAGATTTGAAAATTAAGACTGCAACTCGAAATTTTAAATTTTCACGTGATTACACAATCTCGCCAACTCAAGCAGATTTAATTAACAAATATAATCCTTCAATTAAGAAAAGTTATTTATGGATCATCATTTTAGCAATTGTTATCGGGATTTTGTTACTAGTTTTATCATTTGCTTTATTCTTTATTATGGGTCGTGGACGAGGACGTCAAGAAAGTAATGCTGGTTTTCCTCAGAACATGGATGGCATGCAGAAAAAGCAATTTAAACAAATGATGCGTGAACAGAAAAAACAATTTAAAGCTCAACAAAAGGCAATGAAAAAAAGAAAATAA
- a CDS encoding DUF916 and DUF3324 domain-containing protein produces MRKKSKIILIILFTLLVIFSKSKIVKADGISVDVKVILPSNQTEGINGWFDVHVKPGDKQIFQLKVNNHSKKQVYVEVKPTDATTSQNGEMDYEPYKGPFDPTLKYRFPKLTQKAQRIHIPANSSKMATFTVKVPKKAKNQMIMGGFYVSQLDDKPKKQVVKKGEKQKVQIRNYYSYTIAALMSIGKLPDPNVRLVSVAPGLQSGYAAFGANLQNDKANYVSQMKVKAKIIRKSSGKVVTERSQSAMTMAPNSNFIYYMQVGRSAIKPGTYHLDLVASGSGKKWHISRDFEVTASQANEVNANNVLLPKSNLWIYILIAVIILILFIAVVVFVYFKGQNKAQRRLETNLQIMRKSADNSNGQSNKKIESRNSVPRRKRK; encoded by the coding sequence ATGAGAAAAAAAAGTAAAATTATTTTAATTATTTTATTTACACTTTTGGTAATTTTTAGCAAAAGCAAAATAGTTAAAGCAGATGGTATAAGCGTTGATGTTAAAGTTATTCTTCCGTCTAATCAGACTGAAGGAATAAATGGATGGTTTGATGTGCATGTAAAACCAGGAGACAAGCAGATATTTCAGTTAAAGGTCAATAACCATTCAAAAAAGCAAGTGTATGTGGAGGTAAAGCCTACTGATGCAACAACTTCTCAAAATGGAGAGATGGATTATGAACCATATAAAGGTCCCTTTGATCCAACTTTAAAGTATCGTTTTCCTAAATTAACTCAAAAAGCTCAGAGAATTCATATCCCAGCAAATAGTTCTAAAATGGCAACTTTTACAGTAAAAGTTCCTAAGAAAGCAAAAAATCAAATGATAATGGGTGGCTTTTATGTTTCTCAATTAGACGATAAGCCAAAAAAACAAGTTGTCAAAAAAGGTGAAAAACAAAAAGTTCAAATTAGGAATTATTATAGCTATACAATTGCTGCATTGATGTCTATTGGTAAACTTCCTGATCCAAATGTTCGCTTGGTATCAGTAGCCCCCGGGCTTCAAAGCGGTTATGCAGCTTTTGGAGCAAATTTACAAAATGATAAGGCTAATTATGTTTCTCAAATGAAAGTAAAAGCAAAAATTATCAGAAAAAGTTCAGGTAAGGTTGTTACTGAGCGCAGTCAGTCAGCAATGACTATGGCTCCAAATTCAAACTTTATATATTACATGCAAGTAGGTAGAAGTGCAATTAAGCCAGGTACTTATCATTTAGATTTAGTAGCAAGCGGATCGGGTAAGAAGTGGCACATTTCAAGAGATTTTGAGGTTACTGCCAGCCAAGCTAATGAAGTTAATGCAAATAATGTTTTACTGCCAAAAAGCAACTTGTGGATATATATTTTGATTGCAGTGATTATTCTTATTTTGTTTATAGCTGTTGTTGTTTTTGTTTACTTTAAAGGACAAAATAAAGCTCAACGCCGCTTAGAGACAAATCTTCAAATAATGCGTAAATCTGCTGATAATTCAAATGGTCAATCAAATAAAAAAATTGAATCAAGAAATTCAGTACCACGGCGGAAAAGAAAATGA
- a CDS encoding WxL domain-containing protein, with protein sequence MSMKINKSSLLASVAMLGVAGTMVAPVTVFAAGAGGDTNAPSTNPAVNPTVKWGSGGANGSIGTGANGSSAQTSGTSLAGISWHTDANSAILSLLRVPNFDFGSWKFTGGAKGAGSTNTHWYPVDATTTGPAYSSGGIAGNATYATLAADGSAPALATTGKNTVDGYNVSNSNRVLVVDDERMGTDGWKVQLSVGSFDKDGAGDGTISGSASPTGGESHLKGAAIAIVPSQVTYKKDVSNALPDVVAPVGAGTTATAPIIAYSADTRGTTPVVSDPHSTGYNYGAATTIFYANQNSATSGLNQTGSTKNGLGAWIMDFTKKESALFTSPVEGLGTYTASLKWTLTSAPQ encoded by the coding sequence ATGAGTATGAAAATTAATAAAAGCTCTTTGCTAGCTAGTGTAGCAATGCTTGGTGTTGCTGGTACAATGGTAGCTCCTGTTACAGTTTTTGCTGCTGGTGCTGGTGGTGATACCAATGCTCCTAGTACTAATCCTGCAGTCAACCCTACAGTTAAATGGGGTAGCGGAGGAGCTAATGGCTCTATTGGTACTGGGGCTAATGGCAGTTCTGCTCAAACTAGTGGAACATCTTTAGCTGGTATTTCTTGGCATACAGATGCAAATAGTGCTATTCTTTCACTTTTAAGAGTACCTAATTTTGACTTTGGATCTTGGAAATTTACTGGTGGAGCTAAAGGAGCTGGTTCAACTAATACACATTGGTACCCAGTAGACGCTACAACAACGGGTCCTGCATATAGCAGTGGCGGTATTGCTGGAAATGCTACTTATGCAACTTTAGCTGCTGACGGGAGTGCTCCTGCTCTTGCAACTACTGGTAAAAATACTGTTGATGGTTATAATGTTTCTAATAGTAATCGAGTATTAGTTGTTGATGATGAACGAATGGGAACAGATGGCTGGAAAGTTCAATTATCAGTTGGTTCTTTTGATAAAGATGGAGCTGGTGACGGGACAATTAGTGGTTCTGCTTCTCCTACAGGAGGTGAAAGCCACTTAAAAGGAGCTGCAATTGCAATAGTTCCTAGTCAGGTTACCTATAAAAAAGATGTTAGTAATGCGTTACCAGATGTAGTAGCTCCTGTTGGTGCAGGTACTACTGCTACTGCTCCAATAATTGCTTATTCTGCTGATACAAGAGGAACTACTCCGGTCGTTTCTGATCCGCACTCGACAGGATATAATTATGGTGCTGCTACTACCATTTTCTATGCAAATCAAAATTCTGCAACTTCTGGACTTAATCAGACCGGAAGTACTAAAAATGGTTTGGGAGCTTGGATTATGGACTTTACTAAAAAGGAAAGTGCATTGTTCACCAGTCCTGTTGAAGGCTTAGGTACTTATACTGCAAGCTTGAAATGGACATTAACATCCGCTCCTCAATAG
- a CDS encoding S-ribosylhomocysteine lyase gives MKTEVESFTLDHTKVKAPYVRLITREQGPKGDVISNFDLRLCQPNETAVPTAGLHTIEHLLAGLLRDRMAGVIDCSPFGCRTGFHLITWGEQTTTEVAKALKSSLEAIANDIEWEDVPGTDKYSCGNYRDHSLFSAKEWCKQILSEGISDDPFERHVV, from the coding sequence ATTAAAACCGAGGTTGAAAGCTTTACTTTAGACCACACAAAGGTTAAGGCCCCTTATGTTCGCTTAATAACTCGTGAACAAGGACCAAAAGGCGACGTGATTTCTAATTTTGATCTTCGTCTATGTCAGCCAAATGAAACAGCGGTTCCGACTGCTGGATTACATACAATTGAACATTTGCTGGCAGGACTGCTAAGAGACCGGATGGCAGGAGTAATCGATTGTTCGCCGTTTGGTTGTCGAACGGGATTTCATTTGATTACATGGGGTGAACAAACTACCACTGAAGTTGCAAAAGCGCTTAAAAGTTCTTTGGAGGCAATTGCTAACGATATTGAGTGGGAAGATGTTCCGGGAACTGACAAATATAGCTGTGGAAATTACCGCGATCATTCGCTTTTCTCAGCTAAAGAGTGGTGTAAACAAATTCTGTCTGAAGGAATCAGCGACGATCCTTTTGAACGTCATGTAGTTTAA